In Bacillota bacterium, the genomic window CTGAGATCCTGGAGATGGATGAACAAAAAATTTGGGAAAAGATCACCCGCAACTCCCGTCACGAATGGATTAAACTGAAAGTCCCTCCCAATCAAGTACAGCAGATCAAAGCCTTAAACCTGCCCGGAATTGGATTCGCCGAGAAGAGCCAGCGTTTTTACCCGAAAGATTCTCTGGCGGCTCATGTTTTGGGGATATCTGGCGCCGATAACACCGGTTTAGAGGGAATTGACAAGTGGTACGATAAGGAATTGGGGGGGATTCCCGGCCGAATCGTAATCGAGCATGACGCTATGGGACGGCAGATCCCTGAGGCGATCCACAAGTACATTCCACCAGAGGACGGACACAATATTGTTCTGACGATTGATGAGACCATCCAGTACATCGTTGAACGCGAACTGGATAAAATTGTCGCTGCCCGCCAACCGAAAAGCGCGACGATCATTGTCATGGACCCGAAAACGGGTGAAGTCCTGGCCATGGGGAACCGACCGACCTATAACCCGAATAACTACAACGACTTTCCTGCGGCTAATCGACGCAATATCGCTATTTCCAACAGTTATGAACCAGGATCAACCTTCAAGATTGTTACCGCAGCGGCTGCCTTAGAGGAAGGGGTTGTTCGTCCGGATGACCGTTTCTACGATCCCGGGTATATTAAAGTCGGGAAGGAAACAATCGGTTGCGCTCAGAATCGAGCGCACGGCAGCCAGAGTTTCCGTGAGGTGGTATATAATTCTTGTAACGTGGGTTTTGTTGCCGTTGGGTTGCGTTTGGGTTTGGACAAATTCTACAAATATGTCCGCGCCTTTAATTTCGGTGAGAAGACGGGTATCGATCTCCCCGGGGAAGCGGCGGGAATCCTGGTGCCGCAGGCGCGAGCCAAACAAATTGACTTGGCCGTTATGTCGTTTGGTCAGGCCAATGCCGTTACCCCGCTCCAAATGATTAGCGCTATTTCAGCCATAGCCAATGATGGCTTGTACATGAAACCCCACCTTGTTCGGGCGATTTACAATAAAGAAGGCAAACTAATTCGAGAAGTACAGCCTGAGCCGGTGCGGCAGGTCATCTCGAAAGAGACGGCGCAGGAGCTCCGCATGATCTTGGAAGGAGTTGTCAGAGACGGCACTGGGAAAAACGCTTACGTGGAAGGTTACCGGGTGGCCGGTAAGACGGGCACCGCGCAAAAAATTGCTCCCGGTGGTGGGTACCTGGCCAATGAGTACGTGGCTTCTTTCATCGGTTTTGCGCCGGCGGATAATCCCCGGATCGCGGCGCTGGTCGTGATTGACGCGCCGAAAGGTTACCCTTACTATGGTGGTTGGGTCGCGGCCCCGGTATTTAAGGAACTGGTTTGTGATACCTTGCGCTACCTGCAGGTGCCGGCACAGGGTGAGTCTGGCCAGGGGAGTGTGGGTGAACCAGCGCAAAAATTGGTATCAGTTCCCAATGTGATCAATTTGTCGCTCGATGAGGCGGTAGGAATGCTGACTAAAGTTGGCCTGACAGCGATTGTTGAAGGCGAAGGACAGCGGGTTTGGGGTCAGACTCCGTTGAGTGGAGCCGAGGTTGCTCCTAAGACCAGTGTGCTCCTCTATCTCGGACCGGTTAGGGGTGAGGCGGTTATGCCTCAGAACGTGACTGTACCAGATGTAACTGGTAAGACCATGCGCGAAGCGGCCCAAATTTTGGGGGCGATCGGGCTGCGCTTGGATGCTCGGGGGACAGGGATGGCCACACGGCAACATATCGAGCCGGGAACTGTTGTCAAGACGGGGAGCATTGTCACGGTCGAGTTTCAACCTCCATCAGGACAGCGGCAATAAAAAATTAGGAAGTATTATTATTTTGACAAAATCAAGGAAATAATAGAAAATGAGTGTTATAAAGGAAGAACAGGAGGCCGAGCGGTGAACCTGGAAGAATTAGTAAGAAGAATTAATGTTAAATCTATTAGCGGTGACCCTCGCATCGAGGTCACGGGAATTGCCTATGATTCGCGTCGAGTTCGACCGGGGATGGTGTTTGTCTGTATTACCGGGTTTAAAACCGACGGTCACCTGTACATTGATAGTGCTGTTAATAACGGTGCGGTAGCGGTGGTGGTGGAAAAGGAGATTAATCCTCCAGCCGGCGTGGTGGTCATCCGGGTCGCCAACACCAGGTGGGCCCTGAGTGAGATGGGAGCAGCCTTTTATCAAGATCCCTCGCGTCAGCTCCGCATGGTTGGTGTAACAGGAACCAATGGCAAGACTACGACCACCCACTTAATAGAAGCCATCCTCAAACAAGCTGGATATAAAGTCGGACTGATTGGCACGGTATACAACAAAATTGGTGATGAGGTTTTGCCAGTTGAGCACACGACCCCAGAATCGCTCGACCTGCAAGAATTATTAGCCCGGATGGTCAAAGCTAAAATTGATGTGGCGGTAATGGAAGTCTCGTCACACGCACTGGCCTTAGACCGCGTG contains:
- a CDS encoding stage V sporulation protein D — encoded protein: MTTTTVVVKKRITSLFLILGLVLTGLALRLGWIQIVRGSELQQRALNNRMRDVPVEAKRGIIYDRNGRELAISISSDALYAIPAEVKHSQKDKYIAQKLAEILEMDEQKIWEKITRNSRHEWIKLKVPPNQVQQIKALNLPGIGFAEKSQRFYPKDSLAAHVLGISGADNTGLEGIDKWYDKELGGIPGRIVIEHDAMGRQIPEAIHKYIPPEDGHNIVLTIDETIQYIVERELDKIVAARQPKSATIIVMDPKTGEVLAMGNRPTYNPNNYNDFPAANRRNIAISNSYEPGSTFKIVTAAAALEEGVVRPDDRFYDPGYIKVGKETIGCAQNRAHGSQSFREVVYNSCNVGFVAVGLRLGLDKFYKYVRAFNFGEKTGIDLPGEAAGILVPQARAKQIDLAVMSFGQANAVTPLQMISAISAIANDGLYMKPHLVRAIYNKEGKLIREVQPEPVRQVISKETAQELRMILEGVVRDGTGKNAYVEGYRVAGKTGTAQKIAPGGGYLANEYVASFIGFAPADNPRIAALVVIDAPKGYPYYGGWVAAPVFKELVCDTLRYLQVPAQGESGQGSVGEPAQKLVSVPNVINLSLDEAVGMLTKVGLTAIVEGEGQRVWGQTPLSGAEVAPKTSVLLYLGPVRGEAVMPQNVTVPDVTGKTMREAAQILGAIGLRLDARGTGMATRQHIEPGTVVKTGSIVTVEFQPPSGQRQ